CGCGGCGCGCACCGATGTCTCCGCGCACCGCAAACCGGCGAGCATGGGTATTATCCGGCTGTTAAAGTGGCTGAGTTAGACCTTCCGCGATACAACCTCTCCCAACAACACTCCATCCCACGTCCCTAACGGAACGGCCTGCACGACTTTCTGCGATGGGATTTAAGTTATTTGGAGGGAAGTCTGCGTGGGCACCTGGGTTACGACGAGACCTCTCGTCCATGTCCCGACAACTCTGCGGATCACAGCCGGCCGGGCACAGGCATGGATTGACACCCACCCTGCTCTGTCTTTCATCGGGCTTAGTCTCTTCTATGTCACCATCACCACGCTGCTCTCTTCCATGAAGCTGCTGTGGCTCGACGAACTGATCACGTATCACATTGCGAGCCTGGGTTCAGCCCACGCAATCTGGCACGCCCTCAGCCAGGGCGCCGATCCGAATCCGCCACTGTCTCACCTCGCAGTTCTGGGTGCGATGCGGCTCTTTGGTAATCATGAGCTTGCATTGCGACTCCCGGCCATCGCCGGTTACTGGCTGGGATTGTTGTCGCTCTACCTCTTCCTGCGGCGGCGGATCTCCCCCACCTGGGCACTCTCAGGAACCTTCCTGTCCATGGCGACAGGCGCCTTTGAATACTCCTACGAAAGCCGCAGTTACGGCATCTTCTACGGTTTCGCGATGCTGGCCGTGCTGTGCTGGTCGCGAACGATCCAACCGAAGACGCGCAACCGTGGAACCCTTGCTTTGATTGGTATGGTGTTCGCACTGGCGCTCGGGATCTCTGCCAACTATTTCGCGGTGCTCGCGTTTCTTCCCGTGGCGGCAGGTGAGGCGGCGTTCACCCTGCAGCAACTCCACGCAGAACGATGGCGTATACCAAATCTTCGCTATGCCATTCGTCCCCGAATCTGGGTGGGCATAGTGCTGGCCGCCGCTCCTTTCACCTTCTATCGGGGCCTGATTAAAGCAGGAATTGCAACCTACGCTCCGCATGCATGGAACAAGGTCTCTATCGATCAGGCCTTCGATTCCTACACGGAGATGGTGGAGGCAGTGCTGTATCCACTGCTCGCGCTGTTTCTGCTTGTTGGCATCGTGCGCGTCTGCTCTCGCTTCTGTACCACCTGCCGCGCCGGGCTGCGTCCCAGAGTTCTGGGTGACCTGGCAACGGAGTACCGCATGCGACGCGGAACACAAACGTTTCCAGCGCATGAGCTAATCGCGGCGTTCTTCCTCATGCTGTATCCGTTTCTCGGTTACGCGGCCGCTTCGATCAAAGGCGGCATGCTCTCTCCGCGCTTTGTGATCCCGGTATGTTTCGGCTTTGCCATTGCAGGAGTTGCGGCGGCGCATCGGCTCTTCGGACACATGCGCTACGCGGCCGTCACCTTCCTCATCCTCTTTGTGGCATGGGTGACGAC
This genomic window from Terriglobus albidus contains:
- a CDS encoding ArnT family glycosyltransferase codes for the protein MGTWVTTRPLVHVPTTLRITAGRAQAWIDTHPALSFIGLSLFYVTITTLLSSMKLLWLDELITYHIASLGSAHAIWHALSQGADPNPPLSHLAVLGAMRLFGNHELALRLPAIAGYWLGLLSLYLFLRRRISPTWALSGTFLSMATGAFEYSYESRSYGIFYGFAMLAVLCWSRTIQPKTRNRGTLALIGMVFALALGISANYFAVLAFLPVAAGEAAFTLQQLHAERWRIPNLRYAIRPRIWVGIVLAAAPFTFYRGLIKAGIATYAPHAWNKVSIDQAFDSYTEMVEAVLYPLLALFLLVGIVRVCSRFCTTCRAGLRPRVLGDLATEYRMRRGTQTFPAHELIAAFFLMLYPFLGYAAASIKGGMLSPRFVIPVCFGFAIAGVAAAHRLFGHMRYAAVTFLILFVAWVTTRESIIGYWYTEQKQSFYKVVDHLSSIADQQPIAIPDPLMVLTFQRYAPPSLASRIVFPVDFDAIRRFRGEDSPDRNLWTGRNSYYHVPIVPLAGFLQQTGHFIILGHDKNWMVRDLQEHRYPVDEMPINTRAGAIGGFTPLMHGLPKFYQASGDRSPASGYGHSTTIIPFHSEANRPHEDDSEHPIQDVR